A DNA window from Malus domestica chromosome 12, GDT2T_hap1 contains the following coding sequences:
- the LOC103450960 gene encoding transcription factor bHLH94-like: MALEAVVFPQDPFSYTANKDLYNLLGGTLSYVDDQQQASLDFLDYQTDQNYPNYGSTYSSPPSMVPHFNELHLSNPNPVASTTNPTGDQPEFQLPLEDTINMSRSSRAKRRRAKSKKNEEEIENQRMTHIAVERNRRKQMNEYLSVLRSIMPDSYVQRGDQASIIGGAINYVKELEQEVQFLGVQKPNDRAPFSEFFTFPQYSSRSSTSDHESAVSAMAELPLLECRLSKIAADIEVTMVESHASLKVRSKKVPKQLLKIVSGLHDMHLTVLHLNVVTVDDIVLYSLSLKVEDECMLTSVDEIATAVHEMLARIQEEAMLNLN, encoded by the exons ATGGCTCTGGAAGCCGTCGTTTTCCCTCAAGACCCATTTAGTTACACTGCTAACAAAGACCTCTACAACTTGTTAGGAGGAACTTTGAGCTATGTTGATGATCAGCAGCAAGcctctcttgattttctcgACTACCAAACAGACCAGAATTACCCTAACTATGGTTCTACGTATTCCTCACCGCCTTCAATGGTACCTCACTTCAACGAATTGCACCTCTCCAATCCAAACCCAGTTGCCAGCACTACAAACCCTACTGGTGATCAACCCGAATTTCAACTACCATTGGAGGACACAATCAACATGTCTAGAAGTTCTCGTGCGAAACGACGTCGTGCCAAGAGTAAAAAGAACGAGGAGGAGATTGAGAACCAGAGAATGACTCACATTGCAGTTGAGCGCAACAGGAGAAAACAGATGAATGAGTATCTCTCTGTGCTTCGATCGATAATGCCCGACTCGTACGTCCAAAGG GGAGACCAAGCATCAATCATTGGGGGTGCGATTAATTATGTGAAGGAGCTAGAGCAGGAAGTGCAATTCTTGGGCGTCCAAAAGCCAAATGATCGTGCGCCTTTTTCCGAATTCTTCACCTTCCCCCAGTACTCATCGAGGTCATCTACTAGTGATCATGAGTCTGCGGTGTCAGCCATGGCGGAGCTGCCGCTGCTCGAGTGCAGGTTGAGCAAAATTGCAGCTGAcatagaagtgacaatggtGGAGAGCCATGCAAGCCTCAAAGTAAGATCCAAAAAGGTCCCAAAGCAActcttgaaaattgtttcaggGTTGCATGATATGCACCTTACCGTTCTCCATCTCAATGTTGTCACTGTTGATGATATTGTCCTCTATTCTCTCAGTCTCAAG GTAGAAGATGAGTGCATGCTGACTTCAGTGGATGAGATTGCAACAGCTGTCCATGAGATGCTAGCTAGGATTCAGGAAGAGGCAATGCTGAATTTGAACTGA
- the LOC103430483 gene encoding vacuolar iron transporter homolog 4-like has protein sequence MASQRDQTSTNHIEIAVYGNVTDQPRQSPIPEGDEDDSFDYSQRTQWLRAAVLGANDGLVSVASLMMGVGAVKQDVKTMLIAGFAGLVAGACSMAIGEFVSVYTQYDIEISQMKREMKENGRTENVEEAKKKMLPNPAHAALASAIAFSIGAVVPLLGASFISEHKMRLAVVAALVSVALVVFGGVGARLGGSSVVKSCARVLVGGWMAMTITFALTKLIGSSGLQM, from the coding sequence ATGGCTTCCCAACGTGACCAAACTTCAACTAACCACATAGAAATTGCAGTTTATGGAAATGTGACTGATCAACCAAGACAATCTCCAATCCCAGAAGGCGACGAAGATGATTCCTTTGATTACTCCCAGAGGACACAGTGGCTTCGCGCGGCTGTGTTGGGAGCCAATGATGGGCTGGTTTCTGTTGCATCGCTCATGATGGGCGTGGGTGCTGTGAAACAAGATGTGAAGACCATGCTGATAGCCGGTTTTGCGGGACTCGTGGCCGGGGCGTGTAGTATGGCAATAGGAGAGTTTGTCTCTGTGTACACTCAGTACGACATAGAGATATCTCAAATGAAGAGAGAGATGAAAGAAAATGGTAGGACAGAAAATGTAGAGGAGGCAAAGAAGAAGATGCTGCCGAATCCTGCGCATGCCGCCTTGGCGTCAGCCATTGCGTTTTCGATAGGCGCGGTGGTGCCTCTGTTGGGagcttcatttataagtgagcATAAGATGAGGCTGGCCGTAGTGGCGGCTTTGGTGAGCGTTGCGCTGGTTGTGTTTGGAGGGGTAGGAGCGAGGCTGGGGGGGTCATCGGTGGTGAAATCTTGTGCAAGAGTACTTGTTGGAGGATGGATGGCTATGACTATAACTTTTGCACTCACCAAATTAATTGGGTCTAGTGGTTTGCAGATGTGA
- the LOC103430481 gene encoding vacuolar iron transporter homolog 4-like: MASQRDQTLPNHIEIPVHGNMTDQPRQSPIPGGDEDDTFDYSQRTQWLRATMLGANDGLVSVASLMMGVGAVKQDVKTMLIAGFAGLVAGACSMAIGEFVSVYTQYDIEISQMKREMKTNGRTENVEEAKKKMLPNPAQAALASAIAFSIGAVVPLLGAAFISEHKVRLAVVAALVSVALVVFGGVAARLGGSSVVKSCARVLVGGWMAMTITFALTKLIGSSGMQV; this comes from the coding sequence ATGGCTTCCCAACGTGACCAAACTTTACCTAACCACATAGAAATTCCAGTTCATGGAAATATGACTGATCAACCAAGACAATCTCCAATTCCCGGAGGTGACGAAGATGACACCTTCGATTACTCCCAGAGGACACAGTGGCTTCGCGCCACCATGTTGGGAGCCAATGACGGGCTGGTTTCTGTTGCATCGCTCATGATGGGCGTGGGAGCTGTGAAACAAGATGTGAAGACCATGCTAATAGCCGGGTTTGCAGGTCTCGTGGCCGGGGCGTGTAGTATGGCAATAGGAGAGTTTGTCTCTGTGTACACTCAGTACGACATAGAGATATCTCAAATGAAGAGAGAGATGAAAACAAATGGTAGGACAGAAAATGTAGAGGAGGCAAAGAAGAAGATGCTGCCGAATCCTGCGCAAGCCGCCTTGGCGTCAGCCATTGCGTTTTCGATTGGCGCGGTGGTGCCTCTGTTGGGAGCTGCATTTATAAGTGAGCATAAGGTGAGGCTGGCCGTAGTGGCGGCTTTGGTGAGCGTTGCGCTGGTTGTGTTTGGAGGGGTAGCAGCGAGGCTGGGGGGGTCATCGGTGGTGAAGTCTTGTGCAAGAGTACTTGTTGGAGGATGGATGGCAATGACTATAACTTTTGCACTCACCAAGTTAATTGGGTCTAGTGGTATGCAGGTGTGA
- the LOC103450958 gene encoding glycine-rich RNA-binding protein RZ1A produces MSEELEYRCFIGGLAWSTSDRSLREAFEKFGKLVEAKVVVDKFSGRSRGFGFVTFDDKKAMEEAIEEMNGLDLDGRTITVDKAQPHQGGGGRDFDSDRGRDRGRDRDRGRDFGGGGGRGGGGDCFKCGKPGHFARECPSEGSRGGGGRYGGRDDRYGSSGGGGGGSGRYGPERNGDRPSSGRSRDSGSRAGSGSDRYSRDRSGPYERRSTGGFRSG; encoded by the exons ATGTCAGAAGAGCTGGAGTATCGATGCTTCATCGGTGGCCTTGCATGGTCAACATCTGATAGAAGTCTAAGAGAAGCATTTGAAAAGTTTGGAAAGCTTGTTGAAGCTAAG GTGGTGGTTGATAAGTTTTCTGGACGCTCGCGTGGATTTGGGTTTGTCACCTTTGATGATAAAAAAGCAATGGAAGAGGCCATTGAGGAAATgaatggattggatttggatGGACGAACCATCACTGTTGATAAGGCTCAGCCTCACCAAGGTGGTGGAGGTAGAGATTTTGACAGTGACCGTGGTCGTGACCGCGGTCGTGATCGTGATCGTGGTCGCGACTTTGGTGGTGGAGGTGGACGTGGAGGTGGAGGAGACTGCTTTAAGTGTGGCAAGCCAGGACATTTTGCCAGAGAGTGTCCAAGTGAAGGTTCAAGAGGAGGGGGTGGCAGGTATGGTGGTAGGGATGATAGGTATGGTAgcagcggcggcggcggcggtggtAGCGGTCGTTATGGACCTGAGCGAAATGGAGACCGACCATCTAGTGGGCGCAGCAGGGATTCTGGTAGTCGTGCAGGTTCTGGAAGTGATCGATATAGTCGTGACCGCTCTGGGCCATATGAACGTCGGAGTACAGGAGGCTTCCGTTCAGGATAG
- the LOC103450959 gene encoding uncharacterized protein, with protein MWYLCMFYHRLLDYRKAEVESLAQLFANDEEDQYKTQRLKWRLPLHHHPDSPFHFVDLPSEDVARNVANRSILVKGMYELWGEGGSYEELEEAIRSYPDERKLPYLEPDSTFKINVDTFGKVISLQEQTQRIHGLSYIPFKGRVNLKSPEHKFWLMETDDYGVNNGLPPIVQRRIFFGREIGGADRKLLPTYQLKSRTYLGPTAMDAEIAFLMANQALVTPGKLVYDPFVGTGSILIAAAHFGAMTMGADIDIRVVRDGRGPDCNVWSNFKQYGLPMPIALLRADNNLPPWRTGLKEVFDAIICDPPYGVRAGGRKSGGRKLMKGVVGPYTVPDDKRTDHIPSTASYSLVECVHDLLDLAGRMLVMGGRLVFFYPVVREDDNVNNSFPEHPCFQLIATSEQILSSRYSRVLLTMVKTSQYTEEIAEEARLKHKDFKENHLKWLEDGNLHSAVFSPSDLQVNGAADAKTSKEPKPKYRGKYV; from the exons atgtggTATCTGTGCATGTTCTACCACCGACTGTTAGACTACCGGAAAGCCGAGGTGGAATCTTTAGCCCAACTATTCGCCAACGACGAAGAAGATCAGTACAAAACGCAGCGTTTGAAATGGCGGCTGCCGCTCCACCACCACCCGGATTCCCCTTTCCATTTCGTCGACCTCCCTTCCGAAGACGTCGCCAGGAACGTCGCCAATCGAA GTATACTTGTGAAGGGAATGTATGAGCTTTGGGGAGAAGGGGGTAGCTATGAGGAGCTGGAAGAGGCTATTAGAAGTTATCCGGATGAGCGGAAGTTGCCGTACCTAGAGCCTGATAGTACTTTCAAGATTAATGTTGACACATTTGGTAAGGTCATCAGCCTCCAGGAGCAAACACAACGGATTCATGGACTTAGCTACATCCCTTTCAAG GGTCGAGTTAATTTGAAAAGTCCAGAGCACAAGTTCTGGCTTATGGAAACTGATGATTATGGAGTTAACAATGGTCTTCCGCCAATTGTCCAAAGAAGAATCTTTTTCGGTCGCGAAATTGGTGGTGCTGATCGAAAGCTTCTACCAACATACCAGTTGAAAAGCCGTACTTATCTTGGCCCAACAGCCATGGAtgcagaaattgctttcttgatggccAACCAAGCATTGGTCACGCCAGGGAAGCTTGTATACGACCCTTTTGTTGGCACCGGGAGCATTCTTATAGCTGCTGCTCATTTTGGAGCCATGACAATG ggTGCAGATATTGATATCAGGGTGGTACGAGATGGCCGTGGCCCTGATTGTAATGTCTGGAGTAATTTCAAGCAG TACGGATTACCAATGCCAATTGCTTTGTTAAGGGCAGATAACAATCTACCTCCTTGGCGTACTGGATTGAAAGAG GTCTTTGATGCCATAATTTGTGACCCTCCTTATGGTGTTCGTGCTGGGGGACGCAAATCTGGTGGCCGGAAGTTGATGAAAGGGGTTGTCGGCCCTTACACCGTTCCTGATGACAAGAGGACAGACCACATACCATCAACTGCATCTTACAGCTTGGTCGAGTGTGTGCACGACTTGCTTGACCTAGCCGGCAGGATGCTTGTAATGGGTGGGAGGCTTGTGTTCTTCTACCCTGTAGTGAGAGAAGATGATAATGTCAATAACTCTTTCCCAGAGCACCCGTGTTTCCAACTGATTGCTACTTCAGAGCAGATACTGAGCTCACGTTACAGTAGAGTACTACTGACCATGGTTAAGACAAGTCAATACACCGAAGAAATTGCAGAAGAAGCCAGATTAAAACACAAAGACTTCAAGGAGAACCATCTGAAGTGGTTGGAAGATGGAAACCTTCATTCCGCAGTTTTCAGTCCTTCTGATCTTCAAGTGAATGGTGCTGCTGATGCCAAAACCAGTAAAGAACCAAAGCCAAAATACAGAGGCAAGTATGTGTAG